In the Leptospira terpstrae serovar Hualin str. LT 11-33 = ATCC 700639 genome, GGAGTTTGCGATTGTGAATACACTTCCCCCTTTCTTGTCCCACTAAAAAACATTCTTTCTTTTGTATAAAGGACTCCCAAGGCAGAAGGATGGATTTGCGTTGGGACTAAAGTAGTATTGTTTGCCGGGATCCATTCTGCACCTGGGCAAAGTTTTAGAATTTCGGTCACCAGAGATTGGATCTCCTCTGGAGAAATTTGATTTGGGGAACCTGGCAAAAGAATGGCCGCCCCCCCGGAGCTTTTAAAAGTGAGTTGGTATGTTCCATTTTCTTCACGAATCAAACCTTTTTGTTTCAATACCACATTGGGAGCACAGACAGAATCAGCCGAATGAAAACCGTGGTCCGATACAATCACAACGGCCGGCCCTCTCGGAGAGAAGGCACGAACTGATTGCAAAAATTCAAAAATGGCCTTGTCCAGTTCTACCAACCGTTGTAATGCTTTTTCAGAATCAGGTCCAAATCCGTGGTGGTTCGTATCCAAATCCGTGGTGTAAACAAAAAGTAAATCGGGTTTTTTCATTTGAAAAAGCCAAGAAGCTGTTTTTAATTTAACTTCATCTTTGGTTACATCGTTTAACGGAGAACCAACGGCAAGCTCTGCTTCTTTATGCAGATTCTTAGTCGAAAGTACACGAAGGAGTTTGTCGTCCTCTGGATTTTTTTTTCTCCAATACTGAGGAAGGTTCCAATCAATATTGGCACCGACTGTCACTGGCCAAAATACATTAGCAGTGGTTTTATGATTCGCTTTTGCCAAATCCCAAAGAGTGGTAACTTTAATGTCCTCAGCATACCACATCCATCCCCCATCATTTTTCTCAAAAGGGTCAACCAGTGTATTATTGAAAATTCCATGCTCTGCGGGATCAAAACCTGTCACCATGGAGGTATGGGCCGGATAGGTAACCGATGGATTGATTGTTTCAATTTCATGAACCCCATACTTTTGGAACATTTCAGCCAAGTGGGGAAAATAAGTATGGTATTTGGGATCGGACCAGTAATAAGCAGGGAATCCATCAATTGACAAAACGATTGTTTGGCGAATTTTGGAGGATTTTGATTTTTTATGCCTTTCTTTAGTCTTCGGTTTTGAATCGAGTGATAAAGCAAAAAACAAGAAAATACAAATCCCCAATATAGAAATAGGAAATTTCAAAATAGAATTGATTCGCATAAAAAGTGTTTAGCGAAAGAAACTAATATTCTTGTTCTGACCTTGTGGAACCAAGGAGTTCGTCTGGAATGTCCTCAATGCTATCCCCAATTTGGATGGCTAGGCGGTTTCCCACTCTTCCCGGAGTCGCTTTGAACTTACTGCGATCCCCTACTTTCACCATTAAGTCAGTTTTGATGG is a window encoding:
- a CDS encoding alkaline phosphatase family protein, which codes for MRINSILKFPISILGICIFLFFALSLDSKPKTKERHKKSKSSKIRQTIVLSIDGFPAYYWSDPKYHTYFPHLAEMFQKYGVHEIETINPSVTYPAHTSMVTGFDPAEHGIFNNTLVDPFEKNDGGWMWYAEDIKVTTLWDLAKANHKTTANVFWPVTVGANIDWNLPQYWRKKNPEDDKLLRVLSTKNLHKEAELAVGSPLNDVTKDEVKLKTASWLFQMKKPDLLFVYTTDLDTNHHGFGPDSEKALQRLVELDKAIFEFLQSVRAFSPRGPAVVIVSDHGFHSADSVCAPNVVLKQKGLIREENGTYQLTFKSSGGAAILLPGSPNQISPEEIQSLVTEILKLCPGAEWIPANNTTLVPTQIHPSALGVLYTKERMFFSGTRKGEVYSQSQTPIHGHGYWNTNPEMKTIGFVYDPRGKDHSFHSVKDVFGIVKDTLGLKERKNKGPRVSTKP